The genome window tgatcttttgaactttgacctgCACTACCGCTGCcaggcagggaggaggaagagcggcgAGGCTCTCCCCGCCTCGCTCGATCACATGGACCTTAAGCCATCGTTACCATCCCAATCAACGTTATTTCATCTGAGCGCTGTCCTAATTGTACCAATCACACAAGAACAGCACAGATTTCTGTATATCGAACGTTCACTGTTGGCATCCCTACGAAACGTAAATCACATGTAAATAATATCAAACATTACTTCTGGTCATTGGCCTAACACGCACAGACCAGAACCCACTGTTCTGTTTGATTCCTAAAATGTGGGAAATGCTTTTTGCAATTGAATTAAATCAGTCATTCTTAGGTTTTAGATACaacaaaatgattaaaaaaaaaagattttgagaGAGAAAGGTTCAATGTGTGAGGTAATAAATACCCAAAGTGGACACCAGATAAGGGCTTCTGTTAAAATCTTTCTTGTTCTGCGTGACcctgattgtttttgttttttttcttttgtttttctcatcaaAACCTTGTATCattatgtaaaatatgtttatgCCTTTCTGGAGGTTTTCTCATCCGTATTAACTTCCATGACCTCAGTGTACTGCACTAACAGAAGAAGCCCTTAAACAGACTATCAATGAACCAGCTCAGTTGGCGGCTCGGACGAGGTCGGACTCCGACGCAGAGGTTGAATGCGTCCTGATGGAGTTGGTGCAACTTGGCAATGACGCCTCTTGATTTTTTTAACTGTGCCTCTGTTCCGATGTCCAGCCACACGGGCTCTCAGGTTTTGTCAAATGTTCCTGAAAAGTCAACACGAGCTTGGGTCAAAGTGTTAGAGGGGTGATTTTAGGACTTTGACCTAATTTGCTTGAGGAAATTACAAAGTCTTAAATGGTTTTAAAGAATAATATGATATAATGCAAAGACACACTCCATAGGAAAAACTAAAAGATTAAATGCATAAAGCACGGACTGCGTTTATTTTCTAGCTCTTCGGGATACAAACGGTTTAATGTGGTCATCACCTATATTAcgcttttttatttagtttttagaaGGTTAAACAAAACGATGTTCAAACATTACAGCATTTGGAGCTCTACAGCGATCGTGCAGGTGATGTCAGTCTAAAGTCACAAGGGCATGTTTGGGCCGGTGAAAAGCCGTCTGGACTTCAAGGACATGGTGCAGAGTCAGTGTTGATGATTACTGGGGACGTTCCCCACTTGAGGCGGTACTTATGTAACTTGCTGGTTTTCCAAACTGTTGTAAAGGAATAAAGGGTCTCATGgtgtttttcagcaggaaaacaaTGTGACAGCGAAAGGTGATCTGTTTACTcttatttctttgctaaaaaaaaaagtcttgaacTTGCAGTGAGGATTTTTGTCAAAGTTCATATTTACAGAGGATACGAAATCAAGCACCTGCTCAGTTGCAGTAAAGCAAACTCAAAGATcacttgctgttttttttctctcatggtATTCCTTAGTCGATGGTGTTCTAGCTGCGTAAAAACAAGTACGAGGATgtaatgattcttttttttttttggcaaaccaCAGTGACCAAGGCCAAGACAGAGTTATCGAGCATTAAAGTTTTTCTAATTGCAACATTTTTTTAGGTTCAACAGtcatttttaacacatttgtttttgacaATGTGCAGACTACTGGTTTCAAGGTGCTTAACAGTTTCCATCAACTATTGGTGAATGTAAATTCAGTAGAATTCTACTTTGACAAAAGTGCAAAACTCAACAAATGTACATGAAGAAGCAAACATTGTGGATTAATCTTTATCAGCCTTTGTTGAGGCGTCACCAAGGTCAGGCAGACCCTTTATTTAAAATTATGGAACACCATAGGGGCGTGGTCTCCTCACGCCCTGTGCGTCGCTATTGCACCAAGCTTGACGTTGATTGGTCGAAACCGCCCAACGTGCGTTATTAGACGGTTTTAATTGGCCCGTATCACTTGTCAGTCACGTGGACAGTAACTCTGGGGTAACGCGGAACTGTTCACTGTGCATGTTGGACTAGCAGGCACAATGTTGATCGTAGTCGGGATTATTTCTTTCGCTTTGgtcatatttatattaaaatatgtctttagcaGCGGACCGAATCCCTTCGAGAAGGACACCCGTGAACCGCTGAAAAAGATGGTTCACGACAGGAAGCAGAAAAATAAAGTGCTGAAGCAAGGTGAGTGACCGTCAACGTCAAGTCGAGTTTTTACTTTATAAAAACTTGAGTGATATTTATTGCAATAATAATATGCAAAGTAATCTCAACCGCAAAtgcatttgtaaatagtttacGCAGTGAACGCTGTAGGGCTGAAGTCTGGAGGATGTGTGTGTAAAGTTAACTCGGAAACGTGCTGCGTGGGGATCAACAACATTGCTGCGATATTAACTTcaagcaaatgaaaaaacaaatcctaTTGAAATGGAACTAATTGTTCCAAACTAAAAGTTTTGTGTTGGATTCAAAGTAGCACTGCATATTCCCTTCTGCTGTTTAAAATAAGCCACTGTAAACATATTTAAACCTTGGACTGTTGGAAATGTTATGACTCAAATAAAGCgataatgaaaatgatgaaaGGAAAATTCGAGGCTGCTCCGACTCTTCTTCCCAGTATGGATTTAAAATCGGACCAATTCGAATCGTTGGGCTTATAGAATCTCTCTTAGAGCCAATATTACAAAGTGACACATGTCCTGAATGATTGTGGACTGAGGCGGACGATGTCCACTGTGGCCTCCTCAGGTGTCCTCTTACTGTGCCATTTGTGCCGCAGCCATTCCAGGTTGTTCTCTATTTTTTGTTGACAATGCTGTTGCCTTGCCGGCAGGTTTTCTGGCCAGCAGAGTACCTGACAACCTGGACGCCATCATCATCGGCAGCGGGATCGGTGGTCTTGGGCTGGGCGTCCTGCTAGCCAAAGTTGGAAAGAAAGTCCTGGTTCTGGAGCAGCACGATCGGGCCGGAGGATGCTGCCACACCTTCACCGAGAAGGGCTTTGAGTTTGACGTCGGTGAGAAGAACCCAAAATTAAGAAATCGCTGTGACGGCTTTCCATTTCTGTTTGTTGTCGGAGAGCCCACCCCGATATTTCAAGACGCAACAAATTAACGCAATCCCTGTGGTGCCCCCGTGCCGTCCCCCCTCAGGGATCCACTACATCGGCGACCTGCTGGAACACAAGCCGTTCCGCTGCATGCTGGACAGCATGACCAACGGACAGCTGCAGTGGGAGCCGCTGGAGAATCCCTACGACCAGGTCGTGCTGGGACCCCCGGAGAACCGCCGCACTTATCCCATCTACAGCGGCCGGACCCGCTTCCcggaggagctgaagaaatGCTTCCCCGGGGAGGAGAAGGCCATCGACGAGTACGTGAGGCTGGCCAAGGTGGGATCTTTTGTGAACGGGACAAAATGGCACCGTGGAGAGTGCGTTGTCAGTCATCCGTCTACCCGATTGTATCCTCTGCTTATTCCTTGAACCGAGCGTTTCTAAACTCTAGCACTTTATCCACATTTTTATTAAGTGTTGTCACTGATATTCATCAAGAGCTCAAGGGTTGGTGAAGCAAAGGTCGGCGGGACCTCCTCTTAAATGAGATGTTGCATAATTTTAACCAGACTGATTTGCAACAGCGTCTTTCACACAAAGATGAAGGAATGTAACTCTCTGTCTTTGAGGATCTATTCTGTGCTTTTCTTCATTGTTGTGTCTCCCCACTGGAATTGCGTAACCGGTAGCTCAGCAACGCCCCCATGGATTTGCTACAGGTTTGGCATGAATATCCAGCTCGGCTCCAAGATGAAATGTTTAGATTTGGCAAGAAGCTTTGATTCAAGGATGAACTGATTAGATTTTGTTGGTCAAAGGTCATTGTGATTGTAATACCGGTGTTTCATTAGGATACAATAGCATTCACGCTTTGGTTTTATGGCCCCTGAGACAGTATTTCTGTGCAtaattcaaaaaatgttttctggcTTTGTTAATTTTCCTTGTCGAGCTGCATCCTCACACACCCAGTTACACAGTTCCTCTTGGACTTTGTTAAGTACGCTGTAATCGTGCACTTGCAGTGTACTGCGGATCACCATCGTTGTGTCTCATGTGTGTTCCGTCTGCAGAAAGTCGGCCGGGGCATTTGGCTCCTCGCTATGTTGAAGATCTGCCCCGTCCCCTTGGCCAAGTTCCTGGTCTACACCGGTCTGGCCCAAcgtctctccttcttcttcaaaaTGGCACCTCGCAGCCTGACTGAAGTGGTCAACGAGCTCACCGACAACAAGGACCTCAGGGCGGTTTTCAGCTACATTTTCGGCACCTACGGTAAGCCAAGCCGCGCACGCTGGTTGGCCAGATGGAACCATTTCTGCAGAATCCCGCTCATGGGTTTTCGTGCCTCCGCGTCTGACCCGCAGGTAACATTCCTAAAGACAGCAGTTTCGCTATGCACAGCTTGCTGGTCACCCACTACCTCAATGGTGCGTGGTACCCGAAAGGTGGAGCCTCCGAGATCGCCTACCACATGATCCCCATCATCGAGAAGGCTGGCGGGGCGGTTCTAGTCCGAGCGCCGGTCAACCGCATCCTCTTCAATGACTCCAAGGAAGCTACTGGTGGGTCTCATTTCCTCAGCGCTTCCGGAATCATCACGCAGCTCCGAGTGACCGGAGATGTTCTGGGTTTtgcgttttctttctttggtcATGGTTGTCAGGTGTGAGCGTCATGAAAGGCCAGGAGGAGATGCATATACACGCCCCGATGGTCATCTCCAATGCCGGCATCTTCAACACATACCAGAAGCTGCTGCCCAAAGAGCTCCAGGCCATGCCGGGTAGGGACTGCAACTGAGCTGGTTGTTTTTATTATGACTCCGTCAACGCTTTGGtctagaaaatgtatttttttttttgaccaacttTTATTAATTATGCAATGAGTCACTTTATAAAGCCTTCAAGACACTTCAACCTTTGCTGTGACACTCGACGCAGCTATCCAGAAGCAGACGAGCATGATGAAGAACGGCGAAGGCGGcctgagtgtgtttgtgggtcTGAATGGAACCAAGGAGGAGCTCGGCCTCAAAGCCGACAACTACTGGATCTTTGCCGAGAATAACTTCGACGAACTGTACGTTGTTTTGCATCTCGTGGCCAAAGAGCCATTGGCTCCTATGAAGAATCTTTTTAGTCTGCTCGGTCAGTGTTTAATGTCTGAGGAGTTCACTGGCCACTCAAACTGTAAATCTGAAAATGCTAAAATCTTTATTTGTGATACTATACTTTCGTATAGTCTTAAAGTTACTCTAATATCATACAGTGTGTTGGAGATATAACAGAAACCGTAAGGAACTTCTTGTCCAGAAGATATTTTTGTTTATAATTATAACATAATATATCTGCTGTGTGAAATCGGCTGTTCTCTTTTAAAGGGTGGAGAAGTATTCAAACGGAAAGCGGGAAGAGTCTGCTCATAAAGTACCTCTCCTGTTCGTGGCATCTCCATCGGCTAAAGATCCGACCTGGGAGGAGAGATCTCCAGGTGCAGAAACCTTTCTGGTCCGTTTTTCTACGGTGGACTGAGGATAATTTATAATTCTCTCTCTTTTCAAAACTCTCCCCTCAGGGAAGTCGACCGTGAGCCTGGTCAGTTTTGCCAACTACGAGTGGTTTGAGGAGTGGAAGGACGACAAAGTGTCCAACAGGTCGCCTGAATACAAAGAGCTGAAACAGGCATTCATCGACTCTATCCTGGAGGTGGTTTTCGATGTCTTCCCCAAGATAACCAGAGACAAGGTGACGCGTGTCCCCTCACTGCTCATTAGCTTTTTGTACTGTGTATTCCGGAGATATATtgctcaatatatatatatatatatatatatatatatatatatatattttttctttctggctATGCTGGGTTGGCACTCCTTTTATGTAGCCTAAAAAGAAACTCAACCACTTCATTAACATGAATCAATAAACTGGGAACGTCTGTCCTTTCTTCCCACTCCCATTTCCTTTAGGTTAATCACTATAATTGTTATCACGTTTTGTTTCCAATTGTTATCTTTTGTGTTGCTTATTACTCATTTATTGTTTCCTATGTGGCCAGTCATACAGAACCGTAAAACCAGGCTTGCCTTCCTGACCTAATCCATGCGTATCGATGTCCATGTTGCCTTTCTTGTGTAGGTTGAGTTCATCGACGCCGGCACCCCCATCACGAACACGCACTACATCGGAGCCCCCAAAGGTGAAATCTACGGGGCGGATCACGGCATCGCCCGATTCAGCCCCAAACTCAACGCCACAGTGAGACCTCAGACTCCGCTGAAGAACCTCTATCTGACAGGTTGGACCCTCCGAGCAGCGCGGTGTCGCCCCGCAGCCCTCCTACAATTCCTCTCACGACTTCAGGGCTAAACTCCaccactttctgtgtgtgttttgtgattcAGGTCAGGACGTGTTCACATGTGGCTTTGCCGGCGCTCTCGCCGGGGCGCTCTCCTGCGGCTCGATCATCCTCAACCGCAACCTCCATCTGGATGCCATCGCCATGGCGAAGAAAATTCGATTCATGAATCCCAAATTGAAAGGGGAGTAACTGCCTGACAACATTGAGCGGAGTGACTGGAGGAGGCCTTGTTTAATTAGCGCTTACTCTCACCCAACACCCCTTTGTGTGGCTGAGTTTTGTGGATTGTTCTGGCTAGAATAAAAGTAAAAGGGGAGTTTCCACACCGACTGGGCTGTGCGTGTACTTTAAAATGTGCACATCCACATCAATTAATGTTTACATAACTCAGTTTTGTTCCAAAAGACAACCCACACTAACATGCAGCTAACATgccaatgctttaaaaaaaaaactcgatcTAGAAAGTCTTCTGCAGTTTGTTGTGTTCTATTTTATTGTGAAGTGGCCTCTTAATTGGGTTTAAGATGTATCATGTTTTActccttttttaatattaaaaggTACAAGCGATGAATCAGTTGCAGTTTTGTCTTTGGCTCAACATGTTCATTTAATTTTCTAACTTCAATGAATTTTGCAAATTAATTTGCTTTCGTCTTTCTTGTATTGCACCACTTCGAAGTTCTCGAACTCGGTTTGTTAATTACTAGGACATAAACTAAAATGTTCAAACGGACAAGCATTAACTCTGAAGCTCAGTCCTTAAATTGttgaaaattgttttatttggtcTGGAAACAccacttgttttgtgttttgtttatataGCTGTATATTGTTTATTCTCAGTGGCCACAGTCCTGCACCTGAAcgcagcatatatatatatatatatatatttattttttcccagcGACATTGATCGCAACTGGGAGCACGTGTAAGAGCAGCGCGGCTCACCAAACCGATCTGATTAGTTGGCGGATAAAAGGGGTGTGATTGTGTCCTAATGTTCGGACCCTCGCTGCAGCGATGCTGGTTCCCTGCAGGCCGCGGCGACCAACAGGCTAAAGGGCGCTGAGCGGCGTGAGGTGGCGTCCAAACACCGGAGCAGCCGGACATAAATCCAACTATTTTGAATTGCATCCAAACACTGCCCTTGCAGGTGGTTTTTGCCTGTCTGCGACGGGACGTTCCCCTCCCAGCTAACCCGCGGAACGCGACTTTTACGCACAGCCTCGTTGGCTAGCTTAATCCGCGATTTGAGAACCGCGGGTCAGAACGCGTGCGCACGCGCAACTTTGTTTTGAATCGCGTGTCACTCCGGCGCCGGTTCAGTCATTTCAAGAGAAATCATGGAGTTCTACGGTAAATCTTTGTGCTACGAGCTGCTGGCCGAGGTCGGAGAGGGCTCCTACGGCAAAGTGTACAAAGCCAGAGAGGTCGGGGACGAACGGCGCCTCCTGGCggtgaagaaattcaacatCTGCGGGGACTCGTCGGAGAACGGGATCCCCGCTTTCATGATCCGCGAGGTGGCGCTGCTGCGTAAAATGAAGTACTTCAACCATCCCAACATAGTAGAGTAAGTTCACGTCTCCGGTGGACTTTATTGTGGGGAATCAATCAATGTTTTAATGgcagttttgtgttttcttttgttgatgACTGTGTACACGACACTTAACAGGAtagaatataataaataaaatccaaAATACTGTTGTTATGAAGGTAAATGCACTGGGTGAGTGATGCAGATATATGAGCCATTTTGGAACGTGTTTTCTGACATATTGGGTgtcttaaatatttttataactTGCCGTTTGATATTATTTATTAGGAGCTATTTGTGGCAAGAATGCATTATTTTAACTAAAGAACAGTGCTGGCAGAAAAATGAacttatatttctatatatgtCTCTTCTCCGTGTTAAcgtttgtttaaatatttgataAAAGCAATTTGTCACAGAACCAGAGCTGCACACATactgtgctttaaaaaaaaatctgcgttGATTAAGTCAATGAAATCCCCCAGACTGTTGGAGGCCTCTGCTGTGCCAGTGGGCCGGAACCTGGACCTCACTCTGGTGCTGGAATACATTGACCAGGACCTGTCCACCTACCTCGCCAAGGTTCCTGCTTGTGGACTCAGCCGGGACTCCATTAAGGTGTGGACTCGTCGCCCGACTGATCGTAGCACACTACTTTTTTGTTCATTACTTTAATATCTGTTCCAAGTTAGCAGAAATCCCCCCGTATCAACAAGTGATCAAATGCCGATATGCAATACACTTTGAACTTACAGAGATCCTTTCAGGATAAAACAAAATGCTCTACCTCggctgtctgtgtgtccagGATGtgatgcagcagctgctgcGAGGATTGGACttcctgcacacaaacatggTGCTGCACCGTGACCTGAAACCAGAAAACGTTCTGGTCAGCAGCCGTGGAGAGGTCAAAATTGCAGACTTTGGACTGGCGCGCATCTACACCTTCAATATCGCGCTCACTCCAGGTGTAAGTGAGGCAACGCGTACAGATGAGAGGGGGAGGCTGTGAAACAAGCACACGCACGGTTCCTTGACCTGAGGCGAACTTCACCATCTCCTCCCTCGCTGCCTCCGCTCAGGTGGTGACGCTGTGGTACCGAGCTCCTGAGGTGCTGCTGAACTCCGTCTACATGTCCACGGTGGACATGTGGAGCGCTGGCTGCATCTTCGCGGAGCTCTTCCACCTGAGGTAAGGCGCCCGTGTGTGTCATTTTCCGAGCGCCATTTAACAAAGGTTAACAAACCTTCCCACCGGTTGTCACAAGTGGAGATTGCGTTCCAGCATGACGTTTGTTGTGCTTCTCTCTTTGGCCGCTTGTCTCCCACAGACCAATGTTTCAGGGATACTCGGAGGCACAGCAGCTGCAAAAAATCTTTgagtgagtctctctctctctccggatctctttgtctccctctctgtatTTTGCTCAGTGATTTGCTCTCCTGTGTGTCCTTCAGTGTGATTGGCTTTCCCAGTAAAGAGGACTGGCCCACGGACAGCCCCATCTCCTACTCAGTCAACTGGGGGCCAAAGAGGTCCTGCACCAAGCTGCTGCACAACCTGGGCCCCGAGGAGAACGACCTTCTATCTGTGAGCACGTCTGGGTTTTCTGTTCTCATCACATCTCACGATGCAACGCAATGGTAGAAAAATAGCTGACTTTGTCAAGCTTCGAATCGTTtcgggggaaaaaatgaatagaTTTTAACATTTCTATATTGAATATACGGGCAACAAAGATCAAGGATAATAATGCTGATATGAATAGTCATTTAATTGACAAATCTCCAGGATTTTGACAGTAGTTTATTTCATTAAGTAAGAAGACAAATTAACTTGATTGAAGatctaaataaataagtaaataaactaaaaggaataaaataatattggaaataaaacccacaaaacaaTTTCTAATAATATGAAATTCTGTctactattttctttttctacatCAATGGTTTAAATTGAATTTGTAAAACAAAGAGACTCCAGAAGGTAGAGCTAAAACACCACGCGGGCCCCTGATGGGTCAAAGAAAATCATCTTTCAGATCCGGAAACTACAATAGCGGCAGAAATGTCCCTCGACCCAGATTTCAAAATCCTAACAGAGTCCCGTTGACAAAGCACAGACCTTCCTTCCTGCCCACGGCTATTCTGAGTATCCTTCCTGACTCCTCTAAACATCTGGatcaaaaaatgtttctctgctggaggtaaaaaaaaaaagccctcctTTCCAAAGTATGAGATAAGTAAAGCAAATCCAGCTGGAGGAAACTCATAGCATCTTGTCCAACAGTTGCTGGGACATTTCTGTCTACACCCAAGTGTGGAATGACCAGCATTGCTATCCTCAGAGCCACGGTGCCAAAAATAGCCAATATTTTGTAGTCCCAGCTTCGTAGATGCTCATCTGTGTTTCATGACTCTACATATCCATATTGTTTGCGTTGTAGGCTTCCTGTCGAAATGAGTATGAAgtgagaaatgatgctgtaAACAATTATCGCAATAATTCAGATGAATATAAAACGAGAAATAGCATCACCcagccttcacacacacacagtgccttTCTCCAAGTAGTCGGTAAGGTGTGACCTCTCCTTACCCGCAGCAATGTTTGGCATTCAGACCGAGCAGTCGCACCTCAGCCGCCAAAGCCCTGGCCCATCCTTTCTTCATGAACCCCTGAAGCTCTGGAAGATCAGCGACGCCGggtccttctgctcctctcagcTGTACTAACGGGTCTTGTGCCATAATATCCACCGTGCACTTTGCATCATGAGAAGCTGTGAGCAGGGTTGAATAAAAAACGTTGTTACTTTTGAGCGTCAGTGTATAAAAACACTGTGCCTGACTTA of Gasterosteus aculeatus chromosome 11, fGasAcu3.hap1.1, whole genome shotgun sequence contains these proteins:
- the retsat.2 gene encoding all-trans-retinol 13,14-reductase, which codes for MLIVVGIISFALVIFILKYVFSSGPNPFEKDTREPLKKMVHDRKQKNKVLKQGFLASRVPDNLDAIIIGSGIGGLGLGVLLAKVGKKVLVLEQHDRAGGCCHTFTEKGFEFDVGIHYIGDLLEHKPFRCMLDSMTNGQLQWEPLENPYDQVVLGPPENRRTYPIYSGRTRFPEELKKCFPGEEKAIDEYVRLAKKVGRGIWLLAMLKICPVPLAKFLVYTGLAQRLSFFFKMAPRSLTEVVNELTDNKDLRAVFSYIFGTYGNIPKDSSFAMHSLLVTHYLNGAWYPKGGASEIAYHMIPIIEKAGGAVLVRAPVNRILFNDSKEATGVSVMKGQEEMHIHAPMVISNAGIFNTYQKLLPKELQAMPAIQKQTSMMKNGEGGLSVFVGLNGTKEELGLKADNYWIFAENNFDELVEKYSNGKREESAHKVPLLFVASPSAKDPTWEERSPGKSTVSLVSFANYEWFEEWKDDKVSNRSPEYKELKQAFIDSILEVVFDVFPKITRDKVEFIDAGTPITNTHYIGAPKGEIYGADHGIARFSPKLNATVRPQTPLKNLYLTGQDVFTCGFAGALAGALSCGSIILNRNLHLDAIAMAKKIRFMNPKLKGE
- the cdk21 gene encoding cyclin-dependent kinase 6, whose protein sequence is MEFYGKSLCYELLAEVGEGSYGKVYKAREVGDERRLLAVKKFNICGDSSENGIPAFMIREVALLRKMKYFNHPNIVELLEASAVPVGRNLDLTLVLEYIDQDLSTYLAKVPACGLSRDSIKDVMQQLLRGLDFLHTNMVLHRDLKPENVLVSSRGEVKIADFGLARIYTFNIALTPGVVTLWYRAPEVLLNSVYMSTVDMWSAGCIFAELFHLRPMFQGYSEAQQLQKIFDVIGFPSKEDWPTDSPISYSVNWGPKRSCTKLLHNLGPEENDLLSQCLAFRPSSRTSAAKALAHPFFMNP